One genomic window of Anaerolineales bacterium includes the following:
- a CDS encoding MTH1187 family thiamine-binding protein, with protein sequence MKVIVDFTIVPLGAGVSLSPYVAACEQILRGAGVKVQLHANGTNLEGEWDEVLAAVKRCHEEVHRMGAPRIFSALKFNTRTDRGQTMEEKIESVEKRMRTGSGSDA encoded by the coding sequence ATGAAAGTGATCGTGGATTTTACAATCGTCCCGCTCGGCGCGGGCGTTTCGCTCTCGCCGTACGTCGCCGCCTGCGAGCAGATCCTGCGCGGCGCCGGAGTGAAGGTCCAGCTGCACGCCAACGGCACCAACCTCGAGGGGGAGTGGGACGAAGTGCTTGCGGCGGTCAAACGCTGCCACGAGGAGGTGCACCGGATGGGCGCCCCGCGCATCTTCAGCGCGCTGAAGTTCAACACCCGCACCGACCGCGGGCAGACGATGGAGGAGAAAATCGAAAGCGTGGAAAAACGGATGCGGACGGGGAGCGGATCGGATGCATAA